The genomic interval ACGCCATAGATCAGGTCGGGGTCGCGGTCGGCGCGGGTCAGCAGCTCCGCCCCCAGGCTCAGCGTCGGGGTGGGAGCGCTGCCGGGATAGGCGTTGGCCGGGATCTCGTGCTCGATATAGAAGCGCTGGCTGCGCAGCAGCCGGTCGGCCGGTTCACCGTCCAGCGGCACCAGGCGGATCGGCACCCGCGCCGCCACGTCGCTGACCGCCGCCACCGGATAGCCGCCGACCATGAAGAAGCCGTCCAGCTCGCCCTTCGCCAGCCGGTCGGCCGCCGTGCCGGGCTTCAGGTAGAGCGGGGTGACCGTGCTTTCCGACAGGCCGTAGGCGTCGAGGATCAGCCGCGCCTCCACCAGTGTGCCGGATCCCTCCTCGCCGAGAGAGATGCTGCGGCCCTTCAGGTCGGCCATGCGGTCGATGAAGCCGTCGGAGCGGACGACGACCTGGATCGCCTCGGCATAGAGCATGCCGAGCGAGCGCAGTTCGGTGAAGGGACGCTTGCCGGTGAAGCTGCCGGTGCCGCTGTAGGCCCAATAGGCGACGTCGGCCTGGGCGAAGCCGGCCTCCACCGTGCCGGCGCGCAGCATCTCGACATTGTCGACCGACCCGTTGCTGGCCTGCGCCACCACGATCAGTCCGGGGATGCCGCAGCTTCCCCCCTTGTCGCAGGGGCGGGAGCCCGGCGGGTTGGAGATGGCATTGGCGATCAGCCCGCCGATCGGGAAATAGGTGCCGGAGGTGGTGCCGGTGCCGATGCGGAAATAGCGCAGATCCTGGGCGGCGGCTGGACCAGCCAGCAGCCCGCCGCTCAACAGTCCTCCGCCCAGCAGCGGGGCCAGGGCCACCCCTCCCATCAGGCCGCCCAGCAGATTGCGGCGGGTCAGGGGAGCCGCATCGCAATGCGTCGGAAGCCCCGGAGAGCGGAGCCCCGGTGGGGGAGGGCAGGCTTTGGCTGCTGCGCGGGGCACCGGATCGTTCCGTTCGTTTGGCCCGTTGGTCCCGGATGGGAAGGGCGTGCCCTCAAAGATTTCCGCGCAACCCGCTCATTTCAAGGCACATCCGGTCAAATCACGCCGACGAGGTCGAGAACGCCGGCGACTGCTACCGCACCGCCACACAGACGCACCGCGCGCTCCGACTCGGCCTGCGTCACCACGATCGACAGACCCAGCCCGCCGCAGGCGACCAGCATCAGCCCGGACGCGAATCCGGCCCAGTAGAGCGGCGGCCCCTGGTGCGCATGGCCGTGGAACACCGCGGCGACGGCGGCGACCAGAACCGCCACCACCGCCGGCGCCCGCACCCCCAGCGCCACCAGCGACCCGATCACCACCAGCGACGCCGCCAGCCCCGGCCCGGCATAGGGCAGCCGCACGCCCATCTGGGCGGCGAAGCCCGCCGCCAGCGCCGCGGTCACGGTGGCGGCCGGCACCTGCCAGACCGCGGTGCCGCCGGCCTGCCCGGCCCACAGGCCGATGCCGAGAATGCCCAGCAGATGCTGCAGCACCCAAACCGGCGTGGTCAGCCCGTTGCCGAAGGCTCCCGTCACCGTCGTCATGCGCCCGCATCTCCCCGTCAGTTCAGCTGTCCGTTCAGCTCCAGGGGCCGGTATGGCGGCTGAGCGGGTGTGGGGTCAAGCCGTCAAGGTGAGGTTGCGGCTACCGCGCCAGCGGGTCGCCCCACTGGCGCAGATCGTTCTCGCGCCGCATCAGGTCGCGCTGGCCCAGCGGGTCGAGCCGGCCCATGGCGTCGTCGGTGCGCATGCGGTCGACCTCCGGCCGGATCAGGTCGCGCTTGAAGGCGTCGGTGGCGCTCTGCGACGAGGGCGGGGGCGGCACCGGGATCGGGCGCGGCGGCTGGGGCAGGGCGGCCGGGTCGGGCGGCGGCGACGAGCTGCCGCGGCGGCGTTTGGGCGGCGGCTGGTCGGTGCCGTCCTGGTCGCGGCGAATCTGACGGTCGTCGGGCTGGCGGGACTGTGCCGTGGCGGTGGGGTTCGAGTCGGCGCGCGACTGTTCCGCCTGAATCTGGCTCCAGGTTCGGCGCTCCCCGACTCCCGGGATGACCGTATGGTTGTAGACCGGCGGAAAGGCCTGGGCGCGGCCGGGATTGTCGTCGCGCAGCTCCGTCGGCGCGCAGGCGCCCGCCGCCAGCAGGAGAAGGAGCGGTGTCAGTCGACTGGCGAGCGATGGGAGAGGTGGGGTCATTGATGGAATGTCGGCATCGCTGATCGTTTCGGCAAGGTGACCCCAAAGGAGGGACTCCCCTTAAGGCCAAGCCGGCGCTAAAATGTTCTTCTTTTGTTCGGCATTGTTGGTCTTTGTATGACGCACCCCTTCCCACACCCGCCCCTGTCACCCTCTCCCCCCGGGAAGAGGGGATCTTGTCGTGGGGTGGAGAGAACCAAGCGCCGCATCCTCGCCCTGTGGCTGCCGCGCCTGCCGACCGACGCGCGGGAGCGGCCCATGCCGCCGGAATTGCGCGCGCGCCCCTTCGCCCTGCTGCGGACGGAGCGCCAGCGGCGGATGGTGGTCGCGGTCAACCGGGCGGCGGCTGGGCTGGGCATCGCGCCCGGCCACACCCTTAGCGACGCCCGCGCGCTGGAGCCGGCGCTGGAGGTGGCGGAGGCGACGCCGGAGGCCGATTCCGCCCTGCTCGGCCGCATCGCCGACTGGGCGCGGCGCTACAGCCCCTGGACCGCGGCGGACGAGCCGGACGGGGTGGTGATCGACATCACCGGCTGCGCCCATCTGTTCGGAGGCGAACCGGCGCTGGCCGCCGACCTGACCGGACGGCTGCGCGCCGCCGGCTTCGCCGCCCGCGCCGCCATCGCCGACACCCCGGCCGCCGCGTGGGGGCTGGTGCGGTTCGGCAGGCCGGAAGATCGGCGGGCGGAGAGGCTGGACGGCTTGGCCCTCGCCGCCCTGCGGCTATCGGCGGAGATGGTGGAGGAACTGCATGCGCTGGGCCTGCGCCGGATTGGCGATCTGCATGCCATGCCGCGGGCGGGACTCGCCGCACGGTTCGGGGGCAGGTTGCTGCAACGCTATGATCAGGCGTTCGGCCGGCTGGACGAGCCGATCTCGCCACGCCGGCCGGTGGCGGACCATTGCGAGCGCCTGACCTTCGCCGAACCGATCGCCACGCCCGAATCGATCGCCGGGGCGCTGCGCCATCTGCTGGGCCGGCTGTGCAAGGGGCTGGAGGCGGCGGGGCAGGGAGCGCGCCGGCTGCGGCTGGACGCCCACCGCACAGACCAGCGGGTGGACGACGAGCCGCAGAGCCTGACGCTCGGCACCAGCCGCCCGACCCGCGATCCGGCGGCGCTGGCCCGGCTGTCCGCCCCGCTGCTGGAGCGGATAGAGCCTGGGCCTGGGCTGGAGACCCTGGTGTTATCGGTGACGGAGACAGGGCCGCTGTCCGCCATCCAGACCGGACTTGATGGTGAGGAGGCCGATCCCGGTCTGGATGGCGGACTGGCCGAGCTGGTCGACCGGCTGACGCTGCGGCTGGGGGAGCGCGCGGTGCTGCGGTTGGTGCCGCGGGAAAGCTGGCTGCCGGAACGCTGTGTCGCGCCGCATCCGCCGCTCGAACGCCTGCCGGCGCAGAAACCCTGGCCGGCCGGGCCGCCGCGTCCCCTGCGCCTGCTGACCCCGCCCGAACCGGTGGAGGCCATCGCCCCGCTGCCCGACGACCCGCCGCTGCAATTCGTCTGGCGTGGCGTGTCCCATCGCGTGCGCCGGGCCGAGGGTCCGGAGCGCATCGAATCCGAATGGTGGCGGCCTGAGGGATCGCTGGGGCTGGCGCTGCGCGATTACTACCGGGTGGAGGATGACGGCGGCCGGCGGTTCTGGCTGTTCCGTGCCGGTCTGTACCAGCCGGGCGAGCCCCCGCGCTGGTTCCTGCACGGGTTTCTGGGGTGAGGTGTCGGGGGTGAGGGACGGGGCCCTCACCCCGCGCGGTCGAGCTGCTTCAGGAAGGCGATGTAGCGGTTGATGTCCTCCATGCGGCGGGCATGGTCGTTCAAGTCGGACAGGCGGCCTTCGATGGCCTGCTGGGCGCCTTCCACCTCGTCGATCACCGTCTGGATGTCGGTCTGCAACGCCTGCGAGGCGGTCGCGGCCTCATCCATGCGGACACTGGTGTCGTCCAGCTGGCCGCCGACGGAGCGGACCGACGTCACCACCTGATCGATGGCGCGGCGGGTGTCGGCCAGCGTCTGCTTGGTGTCGTTGGCCAGCTTGCGCACTTCCGCCGCCACCACGGCGAAGCCCTTGCCCGCCTCGCCGGCGCGGGCCGCCTCGATGGTGGCGTTGAGCGCCAGCAGGTTGGTCTGGCTGGCGATGCCGTCGATCACCGACAGAACCTTCTCGATGCTCTTGACCACGGTGGACAGCTGGTTGAATTCGCGGACCAGCGCTTCCTTGCGGTCGGTGTGGCCGTCGAACAGGCTGGCGTGGCGGTTCAGCGTCGTCTCGATCGCCGACATCGAGCCGCCGATGCGCGCGGCGTAGCTGGCGGTTTCCTGAACCCCGCTGTTCAGCGTCACCATCGCGTCGAGATAGCTGTGCATCCGCTCGATCACGCTGTTGCGGATGCGGCTGAGCAGTTCCAGACGGTTGTAGCGGGTGGCGATGAAATAGCTTTGGAACCGGGCGTAATGCACCGGGAAGCGGTCGACCATGTCGTCGGAGAACGCGGTGTCGGGTGGCACCTCGAAGAACATCAGCGCCGACAGGGTCTGGTTGATGTTGATGCCCAGCAGCTCGCCGAAGGTCGAGAAGCCGGCGGCGGCCAGCCCGTCGAAGGCATGGACGCGCGACAGCTGGTCCGGGTTGTTCAGCCGGCGCAGGATGCAGTCGTTCAGGATGGCGCCGACCGGCCGCGGCTTGCCCCGCAGATAGGCCGAGAGGTCGTCCTCCGTCTGGCGGACGAAATCGGTCGCCTCCACCAGACACAGCGAATCGCCGGGATTGACGTCGCAGTAGAAGGCGACCTCCCCCTTCTCGAAATCGAAGCCGGAGATGGAGCGGACGAACAGCTCCCCCTCCATCTCGATGGCGAAGGTGTTCTTCGCCAGCTTGCCCGGCAGTTCCTGCGGCTTGCAGCGCAGGGATTTGGCCAGCGCGTCGATGAAGCTCACCACCTCGAAGCCGTCGCGGTCGATCACGCTGCGCACGATGCGGCGCATCGGGTCGGCGTCGACCACGGCGAAGCGGGTCTGGGTCGGGCGGAAATTCTGCGACTTGAAGATGCCGTAGCGGATGCCGGGCGCCATCTTCAGGAAGATGGTCACCGCCGCGTTCTCCAGCACGCGCTGGCCGTCGAACAGGTGGGTGTTGCGGAAGTCGAGCTTGCCGCCGGCCGAGCCGCCGATGAACAGGCAGGGGAAACGGCCGGAGCGGTAGACCGCTTCCATGAACCAGCTTTCGCTGGCCGACAGCCCGTCGATGAAGGTCAGCGCCACCGTGTCGTGGCTGTCGACGGCGAAGGGAACGCGGATGCGGTCGAGTTCGCCGCGGATCGCTTCCACCCGCGCCGGAACGTCGCGGGTCGGGCGGCCGCCGCGCAGGTCGTCGCAATGCAGCGGGACCGTCTGGATGCTGACGCCGGCGAACAGGCGGGGGCTGAAGGATTGCAGCACCACGCTGTCCCAGCGGTCACCGGCCTTGCGGTAGAGCGGCTGGCCTTCCGCCGCGCACAGCTCGCCTGCGGTGGAGACCAGCACCAGCTGGGTCGCCGGCGGCAGGGCGGACCGCACCGCGCGGGTGGTGGCAGCGAAATCGACATGCGGCGACACGAAGCCGACGACCAGCGCCGGAGCGCCGGCGGCGAAATTCAGCCCATCCAGCGCTGCGGCGCCGATCTGCGCGGCCGGCAGGCACAGGCTGCGGATCGGCTGTTCCGCCGGGCCTGCGGCCGGTGCCGCTGGTTCGGACTTGCCGGCCGGATTGCCGACCGAGGTGCCGGAGACGGAGGCGGTCGGAGAGTCCGAACGGAAGAATGACAGCATGCTGGCGAATCCTCGGTCGTCTTTGTTGTTCATTCTGCTTGCCGAAGGCGCCCGTTCCTTGCTGCGAGTGCTCCGGTATGGCTCATTTTGCAGATAATTTTGCTGCGGATTGGTAGAGTTTCTTATCCGGGGGACTCCCTATCGGGCTGTGACATGTGGCCGCAGCGGTGAGGCGGTGAGGCGGGACGGGCGAGACTCGATTCCGCTTGTGGGGCCAGCGAAAGGTTGGCATAAGGCAAGCCATAGGCCTGGGGTGCCGCGCGGTGGTCGCGCGGCTGAGAACACACCCATCGAACCTGTCTGGGTAATTCCAGCGAAGGGAGCCGCCGCATGATCCATGCGCCAGAATTACACTCTTTTTCCGCTTCAGCGTCCGGACTCCGTCCCTCCGTCGCCATCATCGGCGCCGGCTGCATCGGTCTTGCCATCGCCTGGAGGCTGGCGTCGGCCGGCTGCCGGGTCGATTTGTTTGAACGGGGAGAGGCCGGTCGCGGCGCCACCCACGCCGCCGGCGGCATGTTGGCCGCCTGTGTCGAGACCGAACCGGGCGAGGACGGGCTGCTGCCGCTGACCCGCGCCTCGCAGGCGCTGTGGCCGGACTTCGCCCGCGATCTCGAAGCCGCCAGCGGCATGGCCGTCGATCTGCGCAGCGAAGGCACCATGGTCATCGCGCTGACCGCCGACGATGCCGCCAAGGTCCGGTTTCTGCACGGCTTCCAGCGCGACCTGGGCCTGCCGGTGGAGTGGCTGAGCGGTGCCGAGGTGCGGCGGCGCGAGCCCTTCCTTCAGCCCGGCGTCGCCGGTGCGCTGTTCTGCGCCGGCGACCATCAGGTCGACAACCGCAAGGTCGCAGCATCCCTGCGCCGCGCCGCCGAAGCCGTCGGCGCCCGTCTGCACGAGCGGTGCGGCGAGGTGGCTCTGGCGGTGGAGGGCGGGCGCGCCGTCGGTGTGCGGGTGGCCGAAGCGCTGCACCGGGCCGACCGGGTGGTGCTGGCCGCCGGGGCGTGGTCGGCCGGGGTGCCGGGACTGCCGCCCGCCGCGAAGCCGCCGGTGCGGCCGGTGAAGGGGCAGATGGTCTGCCTGCGGATGGACGCCCGTCTGCCGCTGCTGCGCCATGTGGTGTGGACGCCCGGCACCTATCTGATCCCGCGGCTGGACGGCCGGCTGCTGATCGGAGCCACCACGGAGGAGCGCGGCTTCGACGACCGCCTGACCGCCGGCGGCCAGTTCGCCCTGCTGGAAGGGGCATGGCGGGCGCTGCCGGGCATTGCCGAACTGCCGATCGAGGAGGCCTGGGCCGGCTTCCGTCCCGGCAGCCGCGACGACGCGCCGATCCTGGGCGAGAGCGGCATTCCCGGCCTGATCCATGCCACCGGCCACCATCGCAACGGCATCCTGCTGACCCCGGTGACCGCCGACGGCATCGCCCGTCTGGTGCTGACCGGCGAGACCGACCCGCTGCTGCGCCCCTTCGCCGCCGACCGCTTCGTTGCCGCGGGAGCCGCCGCATGAGCGCCGTTTCACGTGAAGCCATCCGCGTCAACGGCCGCGAAGAGCCGCTGTCCGCCGCCTCCGTCGCCGAGTTCCTGGCCGGGCGCGGCATCGCCACCGGCACTCTGGGCGTCGCGGTCGCCTTGAACGGCGCGGTCGTTCCCCGGCGCCGCTGGCTTGAAACCCCGCTCCAGCCCGGCGACAGCCTGGAAATCGTCCGCCCGATCCAGGGCGGCTGACCCTTGATCCTCCCTCTTCCGGGACCGATCCGGGAAGAATCCCCTCTTCCCCCTGGGGAGGGGGGAATTCCCCAGGCCGGCCCCGGGAGAGGGCCTCATCAAAAGGCTCCCCCATGTCCCACCCCGACACCCTCACCATCGCCGGGCGCAGTCTCGGCTCGCGGCTGTTTCTCGGTACGGCCGGCTATCCGAACCAGCAGGTGATGCTCGACGCGCTGGCGGCCAGCGGCAGCGAACTGGTCACGCTGGCGATCCGCCGCATCAGCCTGGACGGCTATTCCGAAAGCCTCGTCGACGTGCTGGCCCGCGCCACCGCCGGGCGGCCGGGCGGTCCGGTCGGGCTGCTGCCCAACACCGCCGGCTGCATGACCGCCAAGGAAGCCGTGCTGACCGCCCAGCTGTCGCGCGAGGCGCTCGATACCCCCTGGATCAAGCTGGAGGTCATCGGCGACCGCGAACTGCTCTATCCCGACGTGGAGGAACTGCTGCGCGCGACCGAGGAGCTGGTGAATGACGGCTTCGTCGTGCTGCCCTATTGCAACGACGATCCGGTGACCTGCCGCAAGCTGGCCGATCTGGGGGCGGCGGCGGTGATGCCGCTGGGGGCCTTCATCGGCTCGGGCATGGGCATCCGCAACCCGCACGCCATCGAGACGATCTGCGCCCGCAGCCCGGTGCCGGTGGTGCTGGATGCCGGCATCGGCACCGCGTCCGACGCGGCGCTGGCGATGGAACTCGGCTGCGCCGCCGTGCTGCTCAACACCGCGGTGTCGAAGGCGCGCGATCCGGTGCGGATGGCGGCGGCGATGCGCGACGCGGTCAGCGCCGGCCGCGCCGCCCATCTGGCCGGCCGCATGCCGATGCGCGCCTATGCCGAACCGTCCAGCCCGCAGATGGGCCTGATCGGCAGCTGATGCCGGCCGACTGCGGGGCAACCTGGGGGGCAGCGGGGTGGGCAAGGTGACGCGCACTCCATTCGGCCGCTTGATCCGGCGGGGCGGCTGACGCAGGCTGTGGCGCACCGCCTCCCTTGGCGGCCATCTGCCGGAGACTTCGCCCTTGCCCGCCACTTTTGAACCCCGCACCCCCGACTGGAAGGCGCGCTGCCTCGCGTCCTTCGAACAGCAGCCGATCTGCAGGACGCTCGGCATCGAGATGGCGGCGATGGAGCCGGGCTTCTGCGAGATGCGGCTGCCCTTCCGTGCCGACCTGACGCAGCAGCATGGCTTCTTCCATGCCGGCATGGTCAGCACGCTGGCCGACAACGCCGGCGGCTATGCCGCGCTGAGCCTGATGCCGGCCGGGGCGGAGGTGCTGGCGGTGGAGTTCAAGATCAACCTGATGTCGCCCGCCAAGGGCGAGGTGATGATCGCCCGCGCCCGCGTGGTGAAGCCGGGCCGCACCCTGGTCATCACCCAGGTCGAGGTGTCGATGCTCGATGGCGGGGTCGAGAAGGACTGCGCCCTGATGCAGCAGACCGCCTTCTGCGTGATGCCGAAATGACGTTCCAACCGGTTTGAAAGGGCTTTTCCATGCTGTCTGCCCGTCTTCTCTCCACACGCCTGTTGCCCGCCGCCCTTCTGCTGGCCGGCGGTGTCGCCGTGCTGGGCGCCGCCCCGGCGGAGGCCAAGGATCCGCCCTCCTGCGCCGCCATCTCCTTCCGCTCGCTGCCCAACGGCGCGCCGGACGGCGAACAGGATGCCGGGCTCTACAAGTCGCGTTTCGGCAAGATCGAGGTGAAGGCCACCGTCAAGGGCGGGCAGGCCACCAGCTACTACATGGTGCTGAACGGCAAGAAGGTGGAGGGCCCGGCCAACCCGCCGAAGATGGCGGACGCCTGCCTGAAGTCCAAGCATGTCAAGCTGCCCTTTGCCAAGCAGACCCAGGGCACCTGCACCGGCAGCCGCTTCCGCGTCGTCGTCGACCGCTCCAGCGGCAAGCCGGTCGCGGCGTTCTTCGGCCTGCAGGGCGAGGATTGGGCCTATTGCAGCGCGACGACGCTCTAAGGACCGGTTCCGACGGGGGGCGGAACCCCGCCCCCCTCACTTTCTCAGATCACCATCGCCTTCACCCGCTCGCGCAACGTCTGCCGCGCCGCCTCCGCCTCCGCCCGGGCGGTGGTCATGTCGCGGGTCAGACCGTCCAGGCGGGTCTCGGCCTCCGCCATCTTCCCCAGAGTGCGCTTGTGCAGGTCGCTGCCCGCCGGCAACGCCTTCAGGTTCTCGCGCAGGCGGTCCTGGTCGGCGATGCGTTCGGTCCGCTCGCGCTCCAGATCGGCGATGCGGCGGTCCTTCTCGGCGACGGCGGCACGCAGCCCCGCCAGCGTGGTCAGCGCCTGACGCAGCTCCGGCGGCAGTTCGGGTGCGGAGGCGCGGGCGGCGATCTGGTCGGCGCT from Azospirillum sp. TSH100 carries:
- the thiS gene encoding sulfur carrier protein ThiS, translated to MSAVSREAIRVNGREEPLSAASVAEFLAGRGIATGTLGVAVALNGAVVPRRRWLETPLQPGDSLEIVRPIQGG
- a CDS encoding DNA polymerase Y family protein, whose translation is MERTKRRILALWLPRLPTDARERPMPPELRARPFALLRTERQRRMVVAVNRAAAGLGIAPGHTLSDARALEPALEVAEATPEADSALLGRIADWARRYSPWTAADEPDGVVIDITGCAHLFGGEPALAADLTGRLRAAGFAARAAIADTPAAAWGLVRFGRPEDRRAERLDGLALAALRLSAEMVEELHALGLRRIGDLHAMPRAGLAARFGGRLLQRYDQAFGRLDEPISPRRPVADHCERLTFAEPIATPESIAGALRHLLGRLCKGLEAAGQGARRLRLDAHRTDQRVDDEPQSLTLGTSRPTRDPAALARLSAPLLERIEPGPGLETLVLSVTETGPLSAIQTGLDGEEADPGLDGGLAELVDRLTLRLGERAVLRLVPRESWLPERCVAPHPPLERLPAQKPWPAGPPRPLRLLTPPEPVEAIAPLPDDPPLQFVWRGVSHRVRRAEGPERIESEWWRPEGSLGLALRDYYRVEDDGGRRFWLFRAGLYQPGEPPRWFLHGFLG
- a CDS encoding methyl-accepting chemotaxis protein, whose protein sequence is MLSFFRSDSPTASVSGTSVGNPAGKSEPAAPAAGPAEQPIRSLCLPAAQIGAAALDGLNFAAGAPALVVGFVSPHVDFAATTRAVRSALPPATQLVLVSTAGELCAAEGQPLYRKAGDRWDSVVLQSFSPRLFAGVSIQTVPLHCDDLRGGRPTRDVPARVEAIRGELDRIRVPFAVDSHDTVALTFIDGLSASESWFMEAVYRSGRFPCLFIGGSAGGKLDFRNTHLFDGQRVLENAAVTIFLKMAPGIRYGIFKSQNFRPTQTRFAVVDADPMRRIVRSVIDRDGFEVVSFIDALAKSLRCKPQELPGKLAKNTFAIEMEGELFVRSISGFDFEKGEVAFYCDVNPGDSLCLVEATDFVRQTEDDLSAYLRGKPRPVGAILNDCILRRLNNPDQLSRVHAFDGLAAAGFSTFGELLGININQTLSALMFFEVPPDTAFSDDMVDRFPVHYARFQSYFIATRYNRLELLSRIRNSVIERMHSYLDAMVTLNSGVQETASYAARIGGSMSAIETTLNRHASLFDGHTDRKEALVREFNQLSTVVKSIEKVLSVIDGIASQTNLLALNATIEAARAGEAGKGFAVVAAEVRKLANDTKQTLADTRRAIDQVVTSVRSVGGQLDDTSVRMDEAATASQALQTDIQTVIDEVEGAQQAIEGRLSDLNDHARRMEDINRYIAFLKQLDRAG
- a CDS encoding PaaI family thioesterase, whose protein sequence is MPATFEPRTPDWKARCLASFEQQPICRTLGIEMAAMEPGFCEMRLPFRADLTQQHGFFHAGMVSTLADNAGGYAALSLMPAGAEVLAVEFKINLMSPAKGEVMIARARVVKPGRTLVITQVEVSMLDGGVEKDCALMQQTAFCVMPK
- the thiO gene encoding glycine oxidase ThiO, which produces MIHAPELHSFSASASGLRPSVAIIGAGCIGLAIAWRLASAGCRVDLFERGEAGRGATHAAGGMLAACVETEPGEDGLLPLTRASQALWPDFARDLEAASGMAVDLRSEGTMVIALTADDAAKVRFLHGFQRDLGLPVEWLSGAEVRRREPFLQPGVAGALFCAGDHQVDNRKVAASLRRAAEAVGARLHERCGEVALAVEGGRAVGVRVAEALHRADRVVLAAGAWSAGVPGLPPAAKPPVRPVKGQMVCLRMDARLPLLRHVVWTPGTYLIPRLDGRLLIGATTEERGFDDRLTAGGQFALLEGAWRALPGIAELPIEEAWAGFRPGSRDDAPILGESGIPGLIHATGHHRNGILLTPVTADGIARLVLTGETDPLLRPFAADRFVAAGAAA
- a CDS encoding TAXI family TRAP transporter solute-binding subunit, whose amino-acid sequence is MPRAAAKACPPPPGLRSPGLPTHCDAAPLTRRNLLGGLMGGVALAPLLGGGLLSGGLLAGPAAAQDLRYFRIGTGTTSGTYFPIGGLIANAISNPPGSRPCDKGGSCGIPGLIVVAQASNGSVDNVEMLRAGTVEAGFAQADVAYWAYSGTGSFTGKRPFTELRSLGMLYAEAIQVVVRSDGFIDRMADLKGRSISLGEEGSGTLVEARLILDAYGLSESTVTPLYLKPGTAADRLAKGELDGFFMVGGYPVAAVSDVAARVPIRLVPLDGEPADRLLRSQRFYIEHEIPANAYPGSAPTPTLSLGAELLTRADRDPDLIYGVVRALWHENTRRVLAEGHPQGRNFDPARAVANVSVPLHPGAERYYREAGLLGSAANEPARPPAGGAGNAPAAAKDKTGDTAGDKAGDKAATGTPPTEKAAGDKP
- a CDS encoding thiazole synthase, whose amino-acid sequence is MSHPDTLTIAGRSLGSRLFLGTAGYPNQQVMLDALAASGSELVTLAIRRISLDGYSESLVDVLARATAGRPGGPVGLLPNTAGCMTAKEAVLTAQLSREALDTPWIKLEVIGDRELLYPDVEELLRATEELVNDGFVVLPYCNDDPVTCRKLADLGAAAVMPLGAFIGSGMGIRNPHAIETICARSPVPVVLDAGIGTASDAALAMELGCAAVLLNTAVSKARDPVRMAAAMRDAVSAGRAAHLAGRMPMRAYAEPSSPQMGLIGS
- a CDS encoding HupE/UreJ family protein, coding for MTTVTGAFGNGLTTPVWVLQHLLGILGIGLWAGQAGGTAVWQVPAATVTAALAAGFAAQMGVRLPYAGPGLAASLVVIGSLVALGVRAPAVVAVLVAAVAAVFHGHAHQGPPLYWAGFASGLMLVACGGLGLSIVVTQAESERAVRLCGGAVAVAGVLDLVGVI